In one window of Leptospira sp. GIMC2001 DNA:
- the gatC gene encoding Asp-tRNA(Asn)/Glu-tRNA(Gln) amidotransferase subunit GatC: MDIDTLNRIAGLARLKVDQAEADQFLSDFNKVLEYVDQVKAMDTTPIADDEIYFNHKNFTRPDKVDNNLSREALSQIAPEYENGYIVVPRVIET, translated from the coding sequence ATGGATATAGATACTTTGAATAGAATTGCTGGCTTAGCCAGATTAAAAGTTGACCAGGCTGAAGCAGATCAATTTCTTTCAGACTTTAACAAAGTTTTAGAATATGTAGATCAAGTCAAAGCCATGGATACAACTCCCATAGCAGATGATGAAATATATTTCAATCATAAGAATTTTACAAGACCAGATAAAGTTGATAATAATCTATCAAGAGAAGCATTATCACAAATTGCGCCGGAATATGAGAATGGCTATATAGTTGTACCAAGGGTTATAGAAACATGA